The DNA segment GGCATCGGGGCCACCGCGGCGTTGCGCAAGGGTGACGTCACCACGGCAACCCATCGCCCGCACGCCCAATATGTCGGTCTTGGGCTTCCCCTGGGCCCGACCATCGCGGAAATGATGGGCCGAGCCGACGGCCAATGCGGTGGCCGCGGTGGCCACATGCTCATCACCGATCCGGAGCACGGGTTGCTTGCTCCGTCGGGCATTGTCGGCCATTCCCTGCTGCTCGCGGTGGGCCACGCCTATTCCCAACTGCTGGCCGAAGACGGGCGGGTCACGCTGTGCGTCACCGGGGACGGCGCGGTGAACTCCGGCGCGTTCAACGAGGCCGCGAACATGGCCGCGGTCTGGCAGCTGCCGGTGGTGATCTTCGTGGAGAACAACCAGTATGCCCTGAGCGTCCGGCTGGACCAGCACGTTCGGGAGACCCAGTTGTATCGACGGGCTGCCGGCTATGGGATGCCCGGGGTGCGAGTCGACGGCAACGATGTCGAGGCGGTGTATCACGGTGTGCGCGACGCGGTGCACCGTGCGCGCGCCGGCGGCGGCCCGACCTTGGTGGAAGCCGTCACCTACCGCAACGCGCTGTTCTCGGGCTCCGATCGGGGCGGTTATCGCGATCCCGCGGAGGCCGAGCGGTGGCGAGATCCGTTGGTAGTGACCCGGCAGCGCCTGATTGATGCCGGCACCCCCATCGCGCGGGTGCGTGAGGTGGAGCGGGCGGCGCGCCGGCTGGTCGAGGACGCGGTGGCCTTCGCCAAGGCCAGTCCCTGGCCCGACCCGGCGGAACTGGTTGAGCAAGCGCGTAAATGGGACGGGAGAGCGGAGGCCGGCCGGTGGCTGCGATGACGCCGATGACATATGCCGAGGCGGTCAACGATGCGCTGCGTCAGGAGATGCGGCGCGACGAGCGGGTGGTCGTGCTCGGCGAAGACGTGGCGGCCTACGGCGGGATCTTCGGTGCCACCAAGGGATTGCTCGACGAGTTCGGTCCCCGGCGGGTGGTCGACACCCCGATCTCGGAGAACGGGATTGTCGGTGCCGCCATCGGCATGGCGATGGCGGGGCTGCGCCCGGTCGTGGAGATCATGTACAGCGATTTCCTGTGCCTGGCCCTCGACAGCCTGGCCAACGCGGCGGGGGTGTATCCCTTTGTGTCGCACGGCAAAGTCGGTGTTCCGCTGGTGGTGAGAACCCAGGGCGGTCCGGGCGGCGGCGCGGGTCCGCAGCACTCGAAATCACTTGAGCAGTGGACCGCGCACCTGCCGGGGCTCCACACCGTGATGCCAAGCGACGCCGCCGACGCGAAGGGGTTGCTGACCGCGGCGATCAGATCCGACGATCCCGTTGTGCTGTTCGAGCACAAGGGTTTGTACGCCAGCGAAGACCTGGTTCCCGAAGGGGAGCATGTTACGCCGCTCGGCACGGCACGTGTGCTCCATCACGGCAGCGACGTCACGATCATCGCCATGGCGGGAATGGTGCGCTACGCGCTCGACGCCGCGGCCAGCCTCTCGACGGCGGGCGTGCACGCCGAAGTGGTCGATGTGCGCTCACTGCGTCCGCTGGACACCGAGACGCTGGTCGCTTCGGCCCGCAAGACCGGACGCGTCGTGGTGGCCGCCGAGACCTGGCTGCGATACGGGCCCACCGCCGAGATCGCCGCGGTGATCGCCGAGGAGGCGTTCGAGGACCTGCACGCGCCGGTGGCCCGGGTCGGCGCACTGGCCGTGCCGTATCCGGCCAGCCCTCATTTGGAATCCGCGGTGCTGCGCGGCGGTGACCACATCGTGCGGGCCGCCCAGCGGCTGATGGCGACGCGACGGGCACGCGCCCGCGTCCCCGCGCGGGAGCACACATGAGCACATCCCTTGCCGGCAAGGTCGTCCTGGTCACCGGTGGCGGCAGCGGGATAGGCCGGTCCACCGCCTGCCGGTTCGCGCGTGCCGGCGCCACCGTGGTCGTCTCGGGCCGCACGCTCGAACCCCTGCGGGAAACCGTGTCACTGGTCACGGCCGAAGGCGGAACGGCCGAAGCGCTGCGGGCCAACACCGTCGACGAGGACGACGTGACCCAGCTGATCGACACCATCGTGAAACGCCATGGCGCATTGCACATCGCGTGCAACAACGCCGGGGTGCCCGGCGCCGGACGGGCCACCGACGGCTACTCGCTCGATCAGTGGAAGCACATCGTTGACACCAACCTGCAAGGCGTATGGCTGTCGATGAAGCACGAGATCGCGCACATGCGAACCAATTCCGGCGGAGCCATCGTCAACGTTGCGTCGATTGCCGGTGTCGTCGGCTACTACCACGCCGCACCCTATGCCGCCAGCAAGCACGGCGTGGTCGGCCTTACTCGCGCGGCCGCCATCGATCACGCGACCGAGGGGATCCGGGTCAACGCGGTATGCCCGGGGCCCGTCCTGACTCCGATGCTGGCCCAGGCCAAGGCGGAGCGGGGACCGCAGGCCGACGAGTTCTACCTGTCCCACATCCCGCTGGGACGGCTGGGAACACCCGAGGATGTGGCCAATGCGGTGGTCTGGCTGGCCTCCGATGAAGCCGCATACATCACCGGCCAGGCATTGGCGGTCGACGGCGGATGGACCGCCCAGTGAGCATCCACGAAAGCCGCCGCCAACACCTGGTTTTGGTGGACACCTACGGGCCGTCGGCGTCTCGGCTGGCGCCAGCGTTTCAGGCCGCCGGCTACCTGCCCATCAGGGTGCAAAGCACACCCGAGACGCCCCGGCTGTACCGCAACTGCCCCGATCCGTTCCGCTATACCTTCGAGTTCATCCACCGCGGCTCGGTGGCGGAGACGGTGAACGCTATCCTGCCGTTTCACCCGGTCGCGGTCATCGCGGGCTGCGACCATGGTGTCGAGCTGGCCGATGCGCTCAGCGAAGCCCTGCACCCGTTGACCGGCGCGCCCACCAACGGCACCGCGCTGAGCGCGGCGCGGCGCGACAAGTACCTCATGATCGAGCGGATCAAGGAATGCGGACTGCGCGGGGCTCGACAAATCACGGTGCACAGCGAAGACCAACTGTGGGAATGGCACACCCGCCTGGGTGGCATGGCCATCCTCAAACCGCTGCGCAGCGCCGCCAATGACGGGGTCAGCTGGTGTCGCACGCCCGAGGATTCCATCCGGGCTTTTCGCCGACTCAACGGCAGGACGAATGTCGTCAACCTGCCCAACGACGGTGTGGTGGCCCAGGAGTACCTGATCGGCGCGGAATACCTGGTCAACACGGTGAGTCGGGAAGGCCTGCATCACGTCTGCGACATCTGGAAAACACACCGCATCAGCGCCAACGGGGTGGCCGACCTGGTGGTGGCGTGCCACCTGTTGCCGTTCCGTGGGGAGGTCCAGGATCGGCTGGTGCCCTACGCCCTTGATGTGCTCGATGCCCTCGACATCCGTTACGGGGCAGCGCATATCGAGATCAAGATGACTCCCGACGGGCCCTGCCTGGTCGAAGTCGGTGCTCGGGTCGCAGGCCAGGACCTGCCCGGCTACACCGCCATGGCGACCGGGGAATCCCAGATTGAGTGGTTGGTGGACGCCTACACCGACCCCGACCGGTTCAGGCAACGCCATGGCCGGCCCTATGAGCTTGTCCGCAGTGTCGCCTGGGCGCTGATGGTCGCGCCGCGCAGCGGCGTGCTGGCCTGCTACCGCGGGTTGGATGCCATCAAAGCATTGGAAAGTTTTTATGAGATGCGGCTTTTGGTGCAACCCGGGCAACGGCTGCACCGCACGATCGACGACAGCACCTATCCGGTGTCGCTGACGCTGATGCACGAGGTCGACGAAATACTCCTTCGCGACCTTGCGACGCTGCGCTATCTCGACGGCGAAGGCTTCTATGAGCTCACCGATGGCCCCTAGTCCGTTCGTCCTGGAAGGTTCAACGTCGTGATCGTCGTGCTGTCCGCATGCCGTCCTCGGTTGGAAGATCACCTCACCAAACGGGGTGAGGAGATCATCGCGATAATTCCCGAAAGCATCCGTGAAGCACGGGAATCCGCTCATCCCGGGTATCCGATCCGGACCGTCGAGCACTTCGATGACTACACGACGCTCGCCGGCCTCGCGGTTGAACTCGAAGCGCTCGGCGTGACCGCGGTCGCCACCATCGACGAACCCTGCGTTCGGGCCGCCGCCTTCCTGCGAGGCTTACTGGACGTTCCCGGGCAGGACCACAACAGCGCGGTCGCGTGCACTGACAAGTGGATGATGAAGCGGCGCTTGAGCGCGGCGGGCATCCCGGTGGCCGAGCACCGACTGGTGCGAAATGCGTGGCAAATCCGCGCATTCCTCGACGAAACGGCCGCCGACATCGTCGTCAAGCCGCGCTACGGATTCGCCACCATCAACACCCATCGAGTCAGCCGGGACAACGTCGAGCAACTGGCATCGGCGGGCGCGTTCGATCCGCCGGCAGGACTTCCGGAATGGATCCACGCGACGTCTCTGGTGGCCGACATCGGACGGGTCGGCTGTCTGGCCGAGCGCTTCGTCGACGTTGTCGGCGAGTACCACTGCGAGCTGCTGCGCCACGAAGATGCGGAGGTGCACTGCCTGGCGGCCCGCTATTTCACGCCCGTGCTGTCCAACCACGCCTACGGGTCGGTGTTCTTGGACCCCGATTCCGATGAGGCGATCCGGGTATGCGAGCTGACCCGCGCGGCCGCGTCGGCGTTGGGCCTCACCCACGGATTCGGGCACTGCGAGATCTTGCGCGACCGAGACGGTAGATGGCTGTTGGGGGAGTTCGCCGCTCGGCCCGGCGGTCTGTTGATACCCCGCACCCTGCAACTCACCTACGGCGTCGACAACCTGGACCTGTTGGCCGACCAGCTCGTCGGGCGCCGACCCCGCACCGTCGCCGCGCCGCGGGGCGCGTTTGCGTGGGCGACCATCCCGGTCACCGGTTCGGGCATTATCACCGGCATGCCCGACGAAAAGGATGTGCTCAATCTGCCGGGGGTGATCGAGGCGCAGATCGTGCTGCGAAACGGGGACTCGACCGGCGATCTGCACGCCGCGCTGACGCACGCCGCCTATGTCGTGTGCCGCGGAGAGGATCCCGAGCAGGCCGAGACGTTGGCCCGACAGGTTCAGCACCGATGCCGCATCGACGTGGAGCAACAACCGCTAGTCGAGCAGGCCTTGTCGCATCGCCTCGGCGACCGCGGCGGCGCGATCGCTGACGCCGAGCTTCTCGTATAGCCGTTGCACATGGGTCTTGACCGTCGAGGGCGCCACATACAACTCGGCCGCGATCGCGGGGATGCTTTGCCCGCGGGCAATGCGATTGAGGACCTCGCGTTCGCGTGTGCTCAGCGTCGGCGCCGTAGGCGCCGCGCGCTGCCGGATCTCCCCGGCGAGGCCCCCGACCAGCGAAGGCGCCACCACGTCGCGGCCTTTGGCGCAATCGAGCACCGCCTTGACGATCTCGGTGCGCGTCGAATCTTTCAGCAGGAATCCGGCGGCACCTTGTTGCAGCGCCTGGTAGACGATCGCCGATTCGTCGTGCGCCGAGATCAGCAGCACCCGCGTCGGCAACTCGTTGCTTCGCACCGCCGCCGCGACCTGTGCCCCGTCCATCCCGGGCATGCGGTAGTCCAGCAACGCGACGTCGGGCACGTGCGCCTTGATCAACTCCAGCGCGGTCGCGCCGTCGTCGGCCTCGCCGACAACGCTCACCACGCCGCTCAACGACAGCGCACGCACAACGCCTTCGCGAAACAGCGGGTGATCATCGCCGACCACCACACGGACTTTTTCGGGCTTGGGATTGCTCATTTAGGGCCGACCATGGCGACGAGTTTAGCCGGTTGTGGCAAAGACCCGTTAACACTTGAGGGACGACACGATGGGTATGTTGACAGTTTGCTCTGAGGGACTGCCGTGCTCGCGGACGGGACGGCTTGGAAGCTTGTTGGCACTTCTCGGTGCGCCGGACAGAAGCCGGAAGGTGGATCGGTCGGGCGCGCACCCGCAATGCAGGCAAACCCGGCATCGCGACGGGCGCCGTGAGTACGGTGATCCTGTGGTGGTGACCAGCGACGTAGAACTGGATCGGGTGCGCCGGCTGCACCAGATGCGCTCCTACCGGATCGGCTCGGTGTTGCGAATTGGCGTGGTGGTGTTCATGGTCGCCGCCATGCTGGTCGGAACCCGCCGGTCCGAATGGCCCCAGCAAATTGTGCTGATTGTGATCTACGCGTTCACCGCACTGTGTGCCCTTCTGTTGGCGTTTTCGTCATTTCGGCGATGGGTGGGGCTGGGCCCATTGGACGGGATGCGCCGATTCGAGCCGTTCGCTTTCACGGCCATCGACGTGGTCGCCTTGACCGGCTTTCAGCTGCTGTCCACCGATGGGATCTATCCGCTGCTGATCATGACGTTGCTGCCGGTGCTGGTGGGTCTGGACATCTCGTCGCGACGGGCGGCGGTGGTGCTGGCCTTTACGCTCGTCGGATTCGCCGTCGCGGTGATCCAAGACCCGGTGATGGTGCGCGCGATCGGATGGCCGGAAGCGATTTTCCGGTTCGTGCTCTACACGTTTCTGAGCGCCACGGCGCTGGTGGTGGTCCGCATCGAGGAACGCCATACCCACTCGGTCGCCGGTCTGAGCGCCTTGCGGGAGGAGTTGCTTGCCCAGACGATGACGGCTTCGGAGGTCCTGCAGCGCCGGATTTCGGAATCCATTCACGATGGACCGTTGCAAGATGTGTTGGCCGCGCGTCAAGAACTGGTCGAGTTGGATACCGCCAACCCCGGCGATGAGCGGGTCGAACGTGCACTGGCCGCGCTGCACAGCGCGTCGGAACGATTGCGGCAGGCCACTTTCGAGCTGCACCCCGCCGTGCTGGAGCAGGTCGGGTTGGGCGCAGCGGTGGAGCAACTGGCCGCTTTCACCGCGAAGCGTTCGGGCATCAAGATCACCACCGACATCGACTACCCGGTCCGTAGCGACATCGACCCCATCGCGTTCGGTGTGGCTCGTGAGCTGCTGTCCAACGTGGTGCAGCATTCCCAGGCCCACAACGCCTCGGTCACCCTCGGGATCACCGATGCGAGGTGCGTCCTGAGCGTGGCGGACGACGGTGTGGGCATCCGTGGGGACACCATGGCTCGCCGCTTGGGTGAGGGACACATCGGCCTGGCGTCGCATCGGGCCCGTGTCGATGCCGCCGGTGGAACGTTCGTGTTCCTCGACTCACCGGCGGGCACCCATGTCTGCGTGGAGCTTCCGCTTCAGCGTTGACCCGACGCCGCCCGCTGGGAAGCCGGCCGTCACAGCGTGTAGTCCAGGCGGGTCATCATCCCGGCCGCGAGGTGATAGGTGTTGTGGCAGTGCATCACCCAGGTGCCCGGATTGTTGGCGACCAGGACCGCGCTGAGTTTCTGCTTCGGCAGCACGATGACGGTGTCCTTGCGAGCACCGAGGGTGCCGTCGGACTTGATCAGTTGGAAGGTGTGGCCGTGCAGGTGAATTGGGTGAAACATCATGGTGGCGTTGGCAAACGTTAGGGTTGGGCGTTGGCCTGGACGTACGTGCAACGGTGTGGTCTTGCTGTAAGGCTCGCCGTTGATCGTCCAGTCGTACTTCGCCATGGTGCCGCCCAGCACCACCGGAAGGTCGAGGTTGGGTTCGGGTCGACCCAGGTTGGCGGTGGTGGCGGCGGTGAACATCCCGACGGTTCCCACCAGTTTGGTGAGCTCGGCCGGACGAAACTGCGGGTCGGGCGGGCGACCGGCGCCGGTGGACAGCAACGCGCGCGCCAGGGCGTTTTTGCCTTCCGCGACCGCGACCAGTGGGAAGACACCGTCGGCGGCGGTCACGATGACGTCGTATCGTTCGGCCATGCCGACCAGTAGGGCGTCGACCCGGGTGGGAATCACCGGGTAGCCATCGGTGTGGGTGACCGTCATCGAATGCCCGGCCAAAGCGATGCGGAACGCGGTATCGGATGCGGCATTGATGATCCGTATCCGGATTCGCTGGCGTGGCTTGGCGCTGAACGAACTGGCGGCCACCGGAATTCGCCCGTTGATCAGATAGTACGGGTAAGCGATATCCCCGGCGTCGCCGCCGAGCAAGTCGCTGCGGCCAACTTCGCCTTCGGGCATGCCTGGCATCCCGGTCGTCGGGGTTGTCTCCGGCGCCGTGGTGGTCGCGCCTGTCGTGGTGGTCGTGGTGGTGGTGGTGGGTGCAGTCCTGGTCGTCGTGGCTTCCGGGGTGGTGGTCGGCGGGGGCAAGGTCTCGGTGCCGGGTTTGTTGGGGTTGGTCAGCTCGTCGTAGAGCTGTTGCGGGCTCTTGCCCACGCCGTCGGTCCAATCATCAAGGATGACAATCCATTCGGCGTCGTAGCGGACCGGCTCGTTCGGATCATCGACGATGACCGGTAGATACAGGCCCGTGTCGGCGTCCAGGCCGGTGTGCGGATGGGCCCAGTAGGTGCCCGGCTCGGGCACCGAGAACCGATAGGTGAAGGCCTGACCGGCCTCGATGTTCGGGGTGGCGGGCATGGCCCCGTCCATGTCGTTGCGCAGCGCGATGCCGTGCCAATGCACCGACGTCGGATGGTCGAGCCGGTTGGTCACCGTGACGACGAGCTCGTCACCGATGGTGGCCCGGATCAGCGGGCCTGGGATCGAGTGCCCGTAGGCCAGCGTGGTTGCGAGCGGCCCGCCCAGGTCGATCGTCGCCTGCTGGGGGGTCAGGTTGGCGGTGACCGTCCGTCCACTGTGCGGCCGGGCCGCCTCGGCCGCGGCAATCGCGGCGGCCATCGCGGCGGCACCCGATGGCGGGCTTTTGGATTGGCTGCACGAGGCCAGTGCGACGCCCCCGGCGATGCCGGCGAGGATGAAGCCGCGCCTGTTGAGCCGCATGGTGTTGGAGGGGCTACCGCTTGTCGGCACTGCCGGCATTGACCGCTCCTCGTCTTCGTCGATTTCGTGCCCGGCGTCTTACACCCTGCTCAGGTATGCGGTAGATGGCAACCAGGAACCTTGCCGCGCGTTCGCCGCGCGGACGTCGCCGCATTCTCTGCTGCTGGTGTGCGGTGCGCGCGGTGTACGTTCCCTGGTGTCTCAGCTGCACGCGTTCCGGTGCCGGGGATGTGTGATGTGCCTGCCTACGCGCGACAACGGTGGCCTGTCGCTGTGAGGCGGGCACTTTGTCTATCGGTCAGTTCCGGGTACACGTGGGGCCGATGAGGAAGGTGCGACGCCTGGAGCGGTCTGTCAGCACACCCAGACCCGAGGCGAACTTATGGGCGGAGCTAGCCGGCTAATGCCTCCACCCGTGGGCGGCCTGCTCGTCAAAAGTCCGGTCGATGCGCTCGAACCTGCGCCGGATGGAGGCGCGCGAGGCGTGGTGCGGAAGGATGTAGAGGCGGTTGGCCAGGATTGCATCGGCCGTCAATCGGGCTACGGCGTCAACGCTGAGGCTGTCGTCCTGCTGTGGGAGTGGCCCCAGTGTGTTCGTCACACCCGGGGCCGAGGGTCCGCCGTCTGCACCACGGATTCGTCCGGAGTTGGCGACCAGGTTGGTTTCGATGACCATCGGGCACAGCACCGACACTCCGATGCCATGGGCCTTGACCTCGCGGGCCAGCGTCTCGGCGAGGCCGACGACGCCGTACTTGGCGACGCCATATGCCCCGAGGCCGGCGTTGGGTACCAGGCCGGCGAAGGACGCGGTGAACACGACATGCCCGCCGGCGCCCTGCTCGAGCAGCCGCGGCAAGAATGCCTCGACGGTATGAATCGAGCCCCACAGGTCGACATCGATGACAAAGCGCCAATCGTCGTGCGTCATGTCCGCGAGCGCGCCCGCGACGACCACGCCGGCATTGCTGAATACGATCTCGACCCGGCCCAGCAGGCGGAATGCGTCATCGGCGAGCTGGCTGACCTGGTCCAGCTGGCGGACGTCACACCCGAGGTCGTGGGCCTCAAACCCGTTGGTGCGCAACCCCGTCACCGCCCGCTCAAGCCCAGGCTGGTCAACGTCTGCGAGCACCACCCTGGCCCCGCGGCGGGCCAACTCGGTGGCGGTGGCCAAACCGATGCCGCTGGCTCCGCCGGTGACCACCGCCCCGCGGCCGGCAAATCCGTCCATGCAGTGCACCCTATTCAGGCAGCCACCCGCGCCGACGGGCAGGGTGAACAGCAACTCGCTGCGCGAGGGTGAATCTGACGACGTCCCAAGCGCGTGTCGCGTCGTGGCATTCACAGTCGGCGCCTCGGCTGACCGCGATCGGCCGTTTCCCCGGTGAGTCGGGGCGAGGCGCACGGCGGCCTCGGCGGTCAGCGCCTGCGGCAGACGCCGGTGGTGGGGGTTTCCGGCCCGGACGCCCATCCCGCCCGGGTTGAGTGTCCAGCGCCGTCGTTTACTGGTCGTGGGCGGCACCGGATCGGATCGAGCGGAGCATCATATGCGGGAGACAGTCATCGTCGAGGCCGTGCGCACCCCGGTGGGGAAACGCAACGGGGGTTTATCCGGGATGCATGCCGCCGACCTGTCCGCGGTGGTCCTCAACGAACTGGTGGAGCGTGCCGGCATTCGGCCGGAGATCGTCGATGACGTGATCTGGGGCTGTGTCTCCCAGGTCGGCGACCAGTCGAGCAACATCGGCCGCTACGCGGTCCTGGCGGCCGGCTGGCCCGAGAGCATCCCCGCAACCACGGTCAACCGGGCCTGTGGATCAAGCCAGCAGGCCCTCGACTTCGCGGTGCACGCGGTCATGTCGGGCCAACAGGATGTCGTGGTGGCCGGCGGTGTCGAGGTCATGAGCCGAGTTCCGCTGGGCGCGGCCCGGTCGACCGGGATGCCCTACGGTCCGAAAGTCCTTGCCCGCTATGGCGATTTCCCCTTCAACCAGGGGATATCGGCGGAGCTGATCGCCAAGAAATGGGGATTTTCGCGCGTTCAGCTCGACGAGTACTCGGTGTTGTCCCATGAACGGGCCGCCGCGGCTCAGGACAGCGGCGCCTTCACCGATCAGATCGTCCCTGTCTTCGTCGATGACGCGACGGTCGTCGTCGCGGACGAGGGTGTGCGGCGCGAGACCAGCGTCGAGAAGCTGGCGGCGCTGAAGCCCGCGTTCGTCGACGACGGGGTTATCCACGCGGGCAATTCCTCGCAAATCTCCGACGGCGCGGCCGCGCTGCTGGTGACCACCTCGGCGTTAGCGCTCGAGCTGGGGTTGACGCCGATGGTGCGCTACCGGGCGGGCGCGGTCACCGGGGCGGATCCGGTGCTCATGCTCACCGGTCCCATTCCGGCGACCGCGAAGGTGCTGATCAAGGCCGGTGTTGCGCTGGCGGAGGTGGGCGTGTTCGAGGTCAACGAGGCTTTTGCGCCGGTGCCGCTGGCCTGGCTTGCCGAAACCGGAGCCGATCCGCGCCGTCTGAATCCGTTGGGCGGGGCCATCTCCCTGGGCCATCCGTTGGGCGCGTCCGGTGCGGTGCTGATGACCCGCATGGTGCATCACATGCGCGACAACGGGATTCGCTACGGGCTGCAGACGATGTGTGAGGGCGGCGGCACCGCTAACGCCACCGTGGTCGAGCTGGTGACCTGAGCCGAGTGGTCTCGGTCGTCAGTTCGTCGCGGGACGGAACCGCGGTGACCCCGCATGCGGCCGCGGTGCGACCCGGTGCGCAAGGCGCACGTTCCCGCTTGTCTCACCCGCCTCACGCGTCGCGGCACGGTAGGGATACGCGATGTGCCCGCCTAGCAGCGACAACCGTGGCTGTCGCGGGTAGGCGGGCACTTTGCATGGCGGCCGTACCGGGTACACGTGGGGCAGACGAGGAAGGTGCGACGCCAGGAGCCGAGCGAGAGACCTAAGCCGCTGCCCCGATCCGTCCTCAGTCGTTGAGGGGCCACCAGTTAGCCCGCCCGATCATCGCCGCCAGGGCGGGCACCGTGATGGTGCGCACCACGAAGGTATCGATCAACAGGCCCACACCGATGATGAACCCGGTTTGCACCATGGTCGAGATGCTGCCGAACAACAGGCCGAACATTGAGGCGGCGAAGATGATTCCGGCCGACGTGATCACCCCACCCGTCGCGCGGACGGCACGAATGATGCCGGAGCGGATGCCGGAGGTTGACTCCTCACGAATTCGGGTGATCAACAACAGGTTGTAGTCCGCCCCGACGGCGACCAGCACGATGAACGCCGTCGGTGGCACATTCGACGAGATCGCTTGATGGAGGATGAACTGGAAGAAGGCGACCCCCACGCCCAAGGCGGACAGATACGACAGCACCACGGAAGCGATGAGATATAGCGGGGCCACGATCGCCCGTAGTAGCGCGATCAGAATGCAGAACACGATGACAAGGGTCGCAATGACGATCAGTGAAAGGTCGTCGTAGTAGTAATTGCGGATCGCGCTGTACATCGGGGTGGTGCCGACCATCGATATCGAGGCATCCGACAGTGAGGTGTTTGGCTGCGCGCCCCGAGCCGTATCGAGAATCGCTTTCACTTGGTCCATCGCGGCCGTGCTGAACGGATCGAACTTCGTCTCGACGACGTAACGCGCCGAATGCCCGTCGGGCGAGATGAACATCTTCGCCGCGTTGTTGAAGTCGTCCGAGTTGAGCACCTGCGGTGGGATGTACATGCCCGCCATCGAGGAGTGGGAGGCGTCGCGTTTCATCGACAGCAGCAGGCTGGCCGCCTCGTTCATGCCCAGACCCATTTGTTTGGTCTGGTCGACAAGCATCCGGACGCCCGCGGCCAGTCGTTGGCTGCCGTCGGTCAGCGCGTCGATACCTTGCTGCAGCCGGACAATCGCCGGTCGCGCGCCGGCGGGGCTAGTGATGCCGGCTGCGCGCAGGCTGTCGCCCGTCGTTGCCAGCAGGGTGTTCAGTTGCTGCACCGTGGACTGCAGGTTTTGTGCCAGGGCTTGCACGGCGTCCAATGCACCGTTGTTACCCGCGTGGACGAGCTGCCCGAGGTGGGAGCGGCCGGCGCTGCATGCGGGGTCGGCGCTGCATTGCGCGCTGTTGTTCAACGCGTCGAGCATGGGACCCGCCGAGTCGACGACGCTGGTGACGAGCATCAACGCGGATCCGTTGGTGTTCGCCAGCCCGCGGATGGTGTGCAGCAGTTGTTCTGTCGTGACGAGCTGCTGCTGCAACCGATTCAGCGTCGTGGCGAGCCCGGCCATCGACCCGCTAGCGCTGCGGACTTGGTCGCGAACCTTGGCGAGGCTTGCCGCGAGTTCGTCGGCGCCAGTCGTCAGTGCGTCGAGGTCGTCGGTTCGGTCGCTGATCTGTGTCGAGGCATTCTGCAGCTCGGCCCCGACCGCCCCGGCTTGAAAGCTGAGCCTGGCCTGATCAAGCGGTTGGCCGGCAGGTCGGGTAATGCCGCGCACCGCAGCGATATTGGGCAGCTGCGACACGCGTTGCGCCATGTGGTCCAGGTCGGCCAAGTCCCGCGAGGTGCGCATGTCATGGGGTGAGTGAACGTAGATGTATTGCGGCAGCAGCGTACTCGTCGAAAAGTGCGCCTCCATCGCCGCAAAGCCGGCATTGCTCGGCGCCGACCGCGGCAACTGCAGGCGGTCGTTGAAGGTGGGGCGCAGGAAGGCCGCGCAGGACGCCAGCGCGA comes from the Mycobacterium shinjukuense genome and includes:
- a CDS encoding SDR family NAD(P)-dependent oxidoreductase, which translates into the protein MDGFAGRGAVVTGGASGIGLATATELARRGARVVLADVDQPGLERAVTGLRTNGFEAHDLGCDVRQLDQVSQLADDAFRLLGRVEIVFSNAGVVVAGALADMTHDDWRFVIDVDLWGSIHTVEAFLPRLLEQGAGGHVVFTASFAGLVPNAGLGAYGVAKYGVVGLAETLAREVKAHGIGVSVLCPMVIETNLVANSGRIRGADGGPSAPGVTNTLGPLPQQDDSLSVDAVARLTADAILANRLYILPHHASRASIRRRFERIDRTFDEQAAHGWRH
- a CDS encoding thiolase family protein, with translation MRETVIVEAVRTPVGKRNGGLSGMHAADLSAVVLNELVERAGIRPEIVDDVIWGCVSQVGDQSSNIGRYAVLAAGWPESIPATTVNRACGSSQQALDFAVHAVMSGQQDVVVAGGVEVMSRVPLGAARSTGMPYGPKVLARYGDFPFNQGISAELIAKKWGFSRVQLDEYSVLSHERAAAAQDSGAFTDQIVPVFVDDATVVVADEGVRRETSVEKLAALKPAFVDDGVIHAGNSSQISDGAAALLVTTSALALELGLTPMVRYRAGAVTGADPVLMLTGPIPATAKVLIKAGVALAEVGVFEVNEAFAPVPLAWLAETGADPRRLNPLGGAISLGHPLGASGAVLMTRMVHHMRDNGIRYGLQTMCEGGGTANATVVELVT
- a CDS encoding multicopper oxidase family protein — protein: MPAVPTSGSPSNTMRLNRRGFILAGIAGGVALASCSQSKSPPSGAAAMAAAIAAAEAARPHSGRTVTANLTPQQATIDLGGPLATTLAYGHSIPGPLIRATIGDELVVTVTNRLDHPTSVHWHGIALRNDMDGAMPATPNIEAGQAFTYRFSVPEPGTYWAHPHTGLDADTGLYLPVIVDDPNEPVRYDAEWIVILDDWTDGVGKSPQQLYDELTNPNKPGTETLPPPTTTPEATTTRTAPTTTTTTTTTGATTTAPETTPTTGMPGMPEGEVGRSDLLGGDAGDIAYPYYLINGRIPVAASSFSAKPRQRIRIRIINAASDTAFRIALAGHSMTVTHTDGYPVIPTRVDALLVGMAERYDVIVTAADGVFPLVAVAEGKNALARALLSTGAGRPPDPQFRPAELTKLVGTVGMFTAATTANLGRPEPNLDLPVVLGGTMAKYDWTINGEPYSKTTPLHVRPGQRPTLTFANATMMFHPIHLHGHTFQLIKSDGTLGARKDTVIVLPKQKLSAVLVANNPGTWVMHCHNTYHLAAGMMTRLDYTL
- a CDS encoding sensor histidine kinase, which encodes MRSYRIGSVLRIGVVVFMVAAMLVGTRRSEWPQQIVLIVIYAFTALCALLLAFSSFRRWVGLGPLDGMRRFEPFAFTAIDVVALTGFQLLSTDGIYPLLIMTLLPVLVGLDISSRRAAVVLAFTLVGFAVAVIQDPVMVRAIGWPEAIFRFVLYTFLSATALVVVRIEERHTHSVAGLSALREELLAQTMTASEVLQRRISESIHDGPLQDVLAARQELVELDTANPGDERVERALAALHSASERLRQATFELHPAVLEQVGLGAAVEQLAAFTAKRSGIKITTDIDYPVRSDIDPIAFGVARELLSNVVQHSQAHNASVTLGITDARCVLSVADDGVGIRGDTMARRLGEGHIGLASHRARVDAAGGTFVFLDSPAGTHVCVELPLQR